The following proteins come from a genomic window of Pyxidicoccus sp. MSG2:
- a CDS encoding M4 family metallopeptidase produces the protein MVRTHLVAALLATLPLSACDVGEGDSKLTGTAKLDELAGVRSALAAMPGARVVGQHGDGIPHTLEGRLGTAAFSLTGSATADAHRAIAHALPDIAATFRLSASDLVVRRVSVDEQGVTHLRYGQTLNGLPVVGEELVVHVDAQGHIFAANGTARGGGGQLSAKPTLSALAASTAALRATRGTGLVVDGSPRLVYLRSQDDQQLELAYEVRVSGEGPDMPLRDRVYVSATDGSIVLVAPEIHSALNRRVYSANNGTTLPGTLKRSEGQAATGDTHVDKNYDQLGLAYQCYLAVAGRDLGNTLGGPLISTVHFDRNYVNAYWNGTQLVYGDGDNQNSIELGRDADLTVHELTHAVTERESNLTYAGQSGGLNEALSDTFAAACESWASGAWSTAADIWKIGEDVWTPATAGDAIRYMDDPVRDALSFDWAPNVTSTTDVHYSSGVPNLAFALLAKGGTHPRGRSAVVVPAIGVEKAIRIWNKASTDFYVPSTNFEQAKALTVQAAAVLGYDTATQDAVKLAWESVGVGVPPPPCTLLTNGVPVTGISGATGSSKYYCIDVPASRASSYVMSGGTGDVDLYVRIGTAPTRTAYDCRPYLTGNSETCNSAPQTSNQRIYVMLYGYATYSGTSLKATY, from the coding sequence TTGGTTCGCACGCACCTCGTTGCAGCACTCCTCGCCACCCTGCCCCTCTCCGCCTGCGATGTCGGCGAGGGGGACTCGAAGCTCACCGGCACCGCGAAGCTGGACGAACTGGCGGGAGTGCGGAGCGCGTTGGCCGCGATGCCGGGCGCCCGCGTCGTCGGCCAGCATGGTGACGGCATTCCCCACACGCTCGAAGGCAGGCTGGGTACCGCGGCCTTCTCGCTGACAGGCTCTGCCACGGCGGACGCGCACCGAGCCATCGCCCATGCTCTGCCGGACATCGCCGCGACCTTCCGCCTGAGCGCCTCCGACCTGGTGGTGCGCAGGGTGAGCGTGGACGAGCAAGGCGTCACGCACCTGCGCTACGGCCAGACACTGAACGGGCTGCCGGTGGTGGGCGAGGAACTGGTGGTGCATGTCGACGCACAGGGCCACATCTTCGCGGCCAACGGCACGGCGCGCGGCGGTGGTGGACAGCTGTCCGCGAAGCCCACCCTCTCCGCCCTGGCGGCGAGCACGGCCGCCCTGCGAGCCACCCGGGGCACGGGACTCGTGGTCGACGGATCCCCGCGCCTCGTCTACCTCCGCTCGCAGGACGACCAGCAGCTCGAGCTCGCATATGAGGTGCGCGTCTCGGGTGAGGGGCCGGACATGCCCCTGCGCGACCGCGTCTACGTGAGTGCCACCGATGGCTCCATCGTCCTGGTGGCTCCGGAGATCCACTCAGCGCTCAACCGCCGCGTGTACAGCGCGAACAACGGCACGACGCTGCCGGGCACGCTCAAGCGGAGCGAGGGACAGGCCGCAACGGGCGACACGCATGTCGACAAGAACTACGACCAGCTCGGGCTGGCCTATCAATGCTACCTGGCGGTGGCCGGGCGCGACCTGGGCAACACCCTTGGCGGGCCGCTCATCAGCACCGTCCACTTCGACCGTAACTACGTGAATGCGTACTGGAACGGCACGCAACTGGTCTACGGCGACGGCGACAACCAGAACTCCATCGAGCTGGGCAGGGACGCGGATCTGACGGTGCATGAGCTGACGCACGCGGTGACCGAGCGCGAGTCCAACCTCACGTACGCCGGCCAGTCCGGTGGCCTGAACGAGGCCCTGTCCGACACCTTCGCGGCCGCGTGCGAGAGCTGGGCTTCGGGCGCGTGGAGCACTGCGGCGGACATCTGGAAGATTGGCGAGGACGTCTGGACGCCAGCCACCGCCGGGGATGCGATCCGCTACATGGATGACCCGGTCCGCGACGCCCTTTCGTTCGACTGGGCGCCGAACGTGACGTCCACCACGGACGTGCACTACAGCTCGGGCGTACCGAACCTGGCGTTCGCCCTGCTGGCCAAGGGAGGCACGCATCCCCGTGGCCGCTCCGCCGTCGTGGTGCCAGCCATCGGCGTCGAGAAGGCCATCCGCATCTGGAACAAGGCCAGCACGGACTTCTACGTTCCCTCGACCAATTTCGAGCAGGCCAAGGCGTTGACCGTCCAGGCCGCCGCGGTCCTGGGCTACGACACCGCCACGCAGGACGCGGTGAAGCTGGCCTGGGAGTCCGTGGGCGTGGGCGTGCCGCCTCCGCCGTGCACGCTGCTGACCAACGGTGTGCCTGTCACCGGAATCTCCGGCGCGACGGGTTCGTCGAAGTACTACTGCATCGACGTGCCGGCCAGCCGCGCCTCTTCGTATGTGATGAGCGGCGGCACCGGTGATGTGGACCTGTACGTCCGCATTGGCACGGCACCGACACGGACCGCGTACGACTGCCGCCCGTACCTCACCGGCAACAGCGAGACGTGCAACTCCGCGCCGCAGACGAGCAACCAGCGCATCTACGTCATGCTGTATGGCTATGCCACGTACAGCGGGACGTCGCTCAAAGCCACGTATTGA